The following proteins come from a genomic window of Salvia hispanica cultivar TCC Black 2014 chromosome 4, UniMelb_Shisp_WGS_1.0, whole genome shotgun sequence:
- the LOC125222855 gene encoding uncharacterized protein LOC125222855, translating to MVDYCNPSMAVASPSFAGGERKHWWLTNKKIVDRYVREARMLIATQEPSEITAALGILEAALALAPRMEVALEQKARCLLHLRRFKEVADMLQDYIPSLKTVASDDSSSSASSDNSSTQLSRERVKLLSSSGDSLSGDETAFKCFSVSDLKKKVMAGLCKNVDKEGQWRYSILGQACCHLGLMEEAMVLLQTGKRIATAAFRRQSISLSDDIFSFNKFPRSGEILVSNQPQTPPKTESESISHLLCHIKLLIRRKTAAIAALDAGLYAEAIRHFSKILDGRRGAPQGFLSECYVHRATAFRSAGRIAEAIADCNRALALDTSCIDALTIRAGLFETIRCLPDSLHDLEHLKLLYNSILRDRKLPGPIWKRQSVQYREIPGKLCSLATKIQQLKQRVAAGETGNVDYYALIGLRRGCSRSELERAHLLLTLKHKPDKSSSFIERCEFADEKDIDSVRDRAKMSSLLLYRLVQRGYTSVMSTILDEEAAEKQRKKVVAVQQPPPMAVAEESKAIKTPPPSVFQGVFCRDIAVVGNLLAQAGFNRPIPVKYEALSC from the exons ATGGTTGATTACTGCAATCCATCGATGGCTGTCGCGTCTCCGTCTTTCGCCGGCGGAGAGAGGAAACATTGGTGGCTCACCAACAAAAAG ATTGTGGATAGATACGTGAGGGAAGCCAGAATGTTGATTGCGACGCAGGAGCCGAGCGAGATTACGGCGGCGTTGGGGATCCTGGAGGCGGCGCTAGCGTTGGCGCCGCGCATGGAGGTTGCGCTGGAGCAGAAGGCGCGGTGTTTGCTGCACCTCCGGCGGTTCAAGGAGGTGGCGGATATGCTGCAGGATTATATCCCGAGCTTGAAAACGGTCGCCTCTGACGATTCGTCGTCGAGCGCATCGTCGGACAACTCGTCGACTCAGCTATCGAGAGAGCGAGTCAAGCTCCTCTCCTCCAGCGGCGACTCACTGAGTGGGGACGAGACGGCTTTCAAGTGTTTCTCCGTCTCTGatttgaagaagaaggtgatggCAGGGCTCTGTAAAAACGTCGACAAGGAAGGGCAATGGAG GTACTCGATATTGGGGCAAGCCTGCTGCCACCTCGGCTTAATGGAGGAGGCGATGGTGCTCCTCCAGACCGGAAAGCGCATCGCCACCGCCGCATTCCGCCGCCAGAGCATCTCCCTCTCGGACGACATCTTCTCCTTTAACAAGTTCCCGCGCTCCGGCGAGATTCTGGTCAGCAACCAGCCCCAGACTCCGCCGAAGACAGAGTCCGAGAGCATTTCCCACCTCCTCTGCCACATCAAGCTCCTCATCCGCCGCAAGACAGCCGCGATCGCCGCTCTGGACGCCGGACTCTATGCCGAGGCCATCCGCCACTTCTCCAAGATACTCGACGGCCGCCGTGGCGCACCCCAGGGGTTCCTATCAGAGTGCTACGTCCACCGTGCTACTGCCTTCCGCTCGGCTGGCAGGATCGCGGAGGCGATCGCCGACTGCAATCGCGCCCTCGCCCTCGACACCTCGTGCATCGACGCCCTCACCATTAGAGCCGGCCTTTTCGAGACCATCCGATGCTTGCCGGACAGCCTCCATGATTTGGAGCATTTGAAACTGCTCTACAACTCAATCCTTCGAGATAGGAAACTGCCCGGCCCCATTTGGAAGCGGCAGAGCGTTCAATACAGAGAAATTCCCGGCAAATTGTGCTCTTTAGCAACCAAAATTCAGCAGCTGAAGCAGAGGGTTGCCGCTGGAGAAACCGGGAATGTGGATTACTACGCATTGATCGGATTGAGAAGAGGGTGTTCGAGATCAGAGCTTGAAAGAGCTCATCTCCTGCTCACGCTCAAACACAAGCCGGATAAATCGTCGAGTTTCATAGAGAGGTGCGAGTTTGCGGATGAGAAAGATATCGATTCTGTCCGTGATCGGGCAAAAATGTCGTCCTTGTTGCTGTATAGGTTGGTCCAGAGGGGATACACTAGTGTAATGTCGACAATTTTGGATGAAGAGGCCGCGGAGAAACAGAGGAAGAAGGTCGTAGCCGTTCAGCAGCCTCCGCCAATGGCGGTGGCGGAGGAAAGCAAGGCCATCAAAACTCCACCACCTTCAGTTTTTCAAGGCGTTTTCTGCAGGGATATTGCGGTGGTCGGTAATCTGCTGGCGCAGGCTGGTTTCAACCGTCCGATTCCGGTGAAATACGAAGCTTTGAGCTGTTGA